From Aquisalimonas asiatica, the proteins below share one genomic window:
- the tamA gene encoding autotransporter assembly complex protein TamA: MTRISAFWIALLLLVIAVPAWAEVTVEIRGVEGDLRDNVRNHVGQPASNDSLVVRRFAGRVNQRATEALQALGHYEADVRVETPRDNGGRRIVVHVDPGPPIVIDSVDVRIEGDAETDDAFQRLLARMPLREGDTLHHGRYESTKRNIENLSLSRGYFDGRFVRSRINVSIRDQRAEIILHYHSGERYRFGDVEYSDNALSDDLLARLVPFDQDDYYHSDGIAAFNRNLLNSDYFRDVRVRTNQDRGEDRRVPVRADVRMNRPNRMGVGVGYATDVGPRIRLNWRKPWVNADGHSLSSEAEVSEVRQSVSSTYSIPLTPPLDHRLQFQGGWQREEIEDTETEKLTAAIQRQRTLTRGWTQTLFLRWEREKFVQAGDRGETTLTLPGMSLTRTRSRGGLDPNWGDRQFASVEATHPELGSDIHLSRIRLGTKWLRTYGRHRLVARGDAGAVISESFSRTPPSLRFFTGGDQTVRGYRYQSLAPRNEDGDLIGGRYLLVGSLEYGYRIYDRWTVATFYDVGNAFSDFDEDFREGAGFGVRWASPVGQIRLDLAWGISEPDTPFRLHFSMGPEI, translated from the coding sequence ATGACGCGGATCAGCGCGTTCTGGATTGCGCTGCTGTTGCTCGTCATTGCCGTGCCCGCCTGGGCGGAGGTGACGGTCGAGATCCGCGGGGTGGAGGGTGACCTGCGCGATAACGTCCGCAACCACGTGGGCCAGCCCGCCAGCAATGACTCGCTGGTGGTGCGGCGTTTCGCGGGGCGCGTGAACCAGCGGGCCACCGAGGCGCTGCAGGCGCTCGGGCATTACGAAGCGGACGTCCGGGTGGAGACCCCGCGGGATAATGGTGGCCGCAGGATCGTGGTTCACGTGGACCCGGGGCCGCCGATCGTCATCGATTCGGTGGATGTCCGGATCGAGGGCGATGCCGAGACGGACGACGCATTCCAGCGGCTGCTCGCGCGCATGCCGCTGCGCGAGGGGGACACCCTTCACCACGGCCGTTACGAGTCCACCAAGCGCAATATCGAAAACCTGTCGCTCAGCCGCGGGTACTTCGACGGCCGCTTCGTGCGATCGCGCATCAACGTCAGCATTCGTGATCAGCGGGCGGAGATCATCCTTCACTACCATTCCGGTGAGCGGTACCGATTCGGCGACGTGGAATACTCCGACAACGCGCTCTCGGATGACCTCCTGGCCCGGCTTGTCCCGTTCGACCAGGACGATTACTACCACTCGGACGGCATCGCCGCCTTCAACCGCAACCTGCTGAACAGCGATTACTTCCGCGACGTGCGCGTGCGCACCAATCAGGACCGCGGCGAGGACCGGCGCGTGCCCGTGCGTGCCGACGTGCGCATGAACCGCCCCAACCGCATGGGTGTGGGTGTGGGTTATGCCACCGACGTCGGGCCGCGGATCAGGCTTAACTGGCGGAAACCCTGGGTGAACGCGGACGGACACAGCCTGTCCTCGGAAGCGGAGGTGTCGGAGGTGCGGCAGTCCGTCAGCAGCACGTACAGCATCCCCCTGACACCGCCGCTGGACCACAGGCTCCAGTTCCAGGGCGGCTGGCAGCGCGAGGAGATCGAGGACACCGAAACGGAAAAGCTGACCGCGGCGATCCAGCGGCAGCGCACGCTGACCCGTGGCTGGACCCAGACGCTGTTCCTGCGCTGGGAGCGGGAGAAGTTCGTGCAGGCGGGCGACCGGGGCGAGACCACACTCACACTGCCCGGCATGAGCCTGACCCGCACCCGCAGCCGTGGCGGGCTGGACCCCAACTGGGGGGACCGCCAGTTCGCATCCGTGGAGGCCACGCACCCGGAGTTGGGCTCGGATATCCATCTCTCCCGGATCCGGCTCGGCACCAAGTGGTTGCGCACCTACGGCCGTCACCGCCTTGTCGCCCGCGGGGATGCCGGCGCCGTCATCTCGGAGAGTTTCAGCCGGACGCCGCCCTCGCTGCGATTCTTCACCGGCGGTGACCAGACCGTGCGTGGCTACCGGTACCAGTCCCTCGCCCCGAGGAACGAGGACGGCGATCTCATTGGCGGGCGCTACCTGCTGGTGGGCAGCCTGGAGTACGGCTACCGGATCTATGATCGCTGGACCGTCGCCACGTTCTACGATGTGGGTAACGCCTTCAGCGATTTCGACGAGGACTTCCGCGAAGGCGCCGGGTTCGGTGTTCGCTGGGCCTCGCCGGTGGGGCAGATCCGGCTCGACCTCGCCTGGGGCATCAGTGAGCCGGATACGCCGTTCCGCCTGCACTTCTCCATGGGGCCGGAAATATGA